From the genome of Fibrobacter succinogenes:
TCAGTCCGTTGCGTGATGGACTAATCAAGGCGAGTGTTTTGCATAAAGTGGTGGCTCTCGGAAATACTCCGGGAGCTTATTTTGTCTATATTTACTGTGCTTAGTTGGAGAGAATTTTTATGACTTTGAAAAAATTTTTGACGATTGGTTTTGTGGCTACGGTTCTGGTGGCTTGCGGCGATGACAGCAGCTCTGCGACTGATTCCGACGAGGTTTCATCTTCGTCTGTTTGCGAGGACTGCGACGGTTCGAGCAGTTCGAAGGCGAAGTCCAGTAGTTCTTTCAGCGTCAATGCGAACAGCGCGAAACAATCTAGCGATTCCAAATCCAGCAGCTCGGCGAAATCGTCTTCGAGCGAAAAGAAAACGGAAAGTTCTTCGTCTATGACGTCCTCGTTGAGTTCCTCGGTAGACTCCAGCAGCAGCGGAACTGGTGAGTCTAGTAGTTCTTCCGGTGGTTTGAGTAGTAGCTCTTCTACGGAATCGTCGTCGAGTGTTGCGTCAAGCAGCAGTTCTGCGGAATCGTCATCGTCGAGTGTTGCATCCTCTAGCAGTGGTGTTCAATCTTCATCTTCCGTTGCGTATGTGGATCCATCGACTGTAGTTAAGGGATCCATGACTGATGAACGTGACGGTCAAACCTACAAGACTGTGAAAATCGGTACGCAGACTTGGATGGCGGAGAATCTGAACTATGCCTACACTGGTGTTCCCTATAAATACACTTATATAGATAGTAGCTACACCTCCGATTCCACTAGTTGGTGCTATGACAATGTCCCCGCTAACTGCACCAAGTACGGTCGCCTTTACACCTGGGCAGCCGCGATGGACAGCGTGGGAACATGGTCTACGAACGGTAAGGGTTGCGGCTATGGTAGGGTGTGCTCGCCGACATATCCGGTGCGAGGTATTTGTCCCGAAGGTTGGCATTTGCCGGATACAACGGAATGGCATACACTATTCACGGCGGTCGGCGGCAAATCGACCGCGGGCAAGATGCTCAAGTCCACAAGCGGCTGGTATGATCATAAGGGGGGGGACGACAACGGGACGGACGCCTACGCTTTCTCGGCGTTGCCTGCTGGCTACAGGTACTACGATGGGTATATCTACCTCGAGGGCTCCGATGCGGACTTCTGGAGTTCTACTGAGGACGATAGCAGCTACGCGTACCGCATGAACTTGTACTACGGCTACGACAATGCGAACCTGAACCGCAAGAACAAGAACCTCGGGTTTTCTGTTCGTTGCCTCAAGGATTAGCAAAGCCTCCGCTCAAAAAAATAGAATGTCATCTTTTGACATTGAAATTATGGAGTCCCAACTAAGGAAATAAACCAGGCTATCAGAAATAATCCCGAGAAATTTCCTGCGGGATACACTTTCCAAACTACAAATGAAGAGAAAAAGGAGGTGGTAAAAAAATTTTGACCACCCTGAAAAAATGATTTTGTCTATATTTACTGTGCTTAGTTGGAGTGAATTTTATGACTTTGAAAAAATTTTTGATGGTTGGTTTTGTGGTTGCGGTGCTGGTGGCTTGCGGCGATGACGGCAGCAGCAATTCCGTAACTGATTCCGATGAGGATTCTTCTTCGTCTGTTTGCGTGGATTGCGACGGTTCGAGCAGTTCGTTGGTCGGAAGAACATCGTGCAATGTGAACATTGATGAAAATTGTATGAAAGACTCCCGCGATGGCCAGACCTACAAGACTGTTAAAATCGGTACCCAGATCTGGATGGCAGAAAACCTCAACTATGCTTATACGGATGTACCCTATAACATTACCATTAATGGACGCTACTACACCTCCGATTCCATTAGTTGGTGTTTTGATGACGATGCGTCCAACTGCGCCAAGTACGGCCGCCTATACACCTGGGCCGCCGTGATGGATAGCGTGGGGGCATGGACTATGAACGGCAAGGGCTGTGGCGATGATAAGACTTGCTCACCGACGTACCCTGTGCGTGGTATTTGTCCCGAGGGCTGGCACCTGCCTACGAAGGTTGAATTTGAAGCCCTTTTCATTGCGGTTGGCGGTACACAAGAAGCTGAGAAAGAATGGCTTTGGAACGATGTGGGCAAGATGCTCAAGTCTACTAGCGGCTGGTATAACAGCCGCAACGGAACGGACGCCTACGCCTTCTCGGCGTTGCCTGCTGGCAGCAGGAGCCATCGAGGTTTGTTCGACGACTTTGGCTACTATGCGAGCTTCTGGAGTTCTACTGAGTTCGATAGCGAATGCGTGTACCTCATGGACTTGTACTACTACGACGACTTTGCGAACCTGCATGCCATCAATAAGGACTACGCGTATTCAGTTCGTTGCGTTAAGGACTAACGAGGCCGGGGCGTTGCGGGCTTATAGCCAATATTTCTTTATTTTTTCACGATAAAACGAGCCAAAAACGCGTTTATAATTGTATTTTTCACGTGGTACCGAATGATACCTTTAAAAATGCACAATTGCAAAAAAGGTTAATACTATGCAAGTTGATTTGAATACTGTCGATTGGAAGACGCTCCCCTTCGGTTATTATGACACCGATTACAATGTTCGCTGCTACTACCGCAATGGTCAGTGGGGCAAGATCGAACTTTCTTCTTCCAAGGACATT
Proteins encoded in this window:
- a CDS encoding fibrobacter succinogenes major paralogous domain-containing protein; this encodes MTLKKFLMVGFVVAVLVACGDDGSSNSVTDSDEDSSSSVCVDCDGSSSSLVGRTSCNVNIDENCMKDSRDGQTYKTVKIGTQIWMAENLNYAYTDVPYNITINGRYYTSDSISWCFDDDASNCAKYGRLYTWAAVMDSVGAWTMNGKGCGDDKTCSPTYPVRGICPEGWHLPTKVEFEALFIAVGGTQEAEKEWLWNDVGKMLKSTSGWYNSRNGTDAYAFSALPAGSRSHRGLFDDFGYYASFWSSTEFDSECVYLMDLYYYDDFANLHAINKDYAYSVRCVKD
- a CDS encoding fibrobacter succinogenes major paralogous domain-containing protein, which encodes MTLKKFLTIGFVATVLVACGDDSSSATDSDEVSSSSVCEDCDGSSSSKAKSSSSFSVNANSAKQSSDSKSSSSAKSSSSEKKTESSSSMTSSLSSSVDSSSSGTGESSSSSGGLSSSSSTESSSSVASSSSSAESSSSSVASSSSGVQSSSSVAYVDPSTVVKGSMTDERDGQTYKTVKIGTQTWMAENLNYAYTGVPYKYTYIDSSYTSDSTSWCYDNVPANCTKYGRLYTWAAAMDSVGTWSTNGKGCGYGRVCSPTYPVRGICPEGWHLPDTTEWHTLFTAVGGKSTAGKMLKSTSGWYDHKGGDDNGTDAYAFSALPAGYRYYDGYIYLEGSDADFWSSTEDDSSYAYRMNLYYGYDNANLNRKNKNLGFSVRCLKD